The following nucleotide sequence is from Nocardioides eburneiflavus.
GTCGCGGAAGGCGGCCACGAGCTGGTCCTCGGCGCGAGCCAGGTAGGCGTCGAGCCGGTCCGCTGCCCCCTGCCGGTCGCCCGAGGTGAGCAGCGCGGCGATGGCGGCGTTCTCCTCCAGGTAGGGCTGGTGGAAGCGCTCGGGTGCGCCCATCGCGTGGAAGAACAGGCGCATCTCGGCGAGGAGCAGGTCCATCTGGGCGTCGAGGCGGGGGCTTGCCGCCAGCGACACGACGGCCCGGTGGAAGTGCTGGTTGGCCGACGCGACCGCGTCCCAGTCGCCGCGCGCGCCCGCCTCGCGCCCCTCGGTCACGGCCGCGGCGACCGCCGCGATGCGCTCGGGGGTGTGGCCGGTGCCGCGCGCGAGGGCGGCGGTCTCGACGAGCCGGCGTACGCGGTAGACGTCCTCGACGTCCTCGACCTCCGGCGTGGCCACGACGACGCCCCGGTTGGGCTCGCGCACCAGGATCCGCTCGGCGACCAGCTGGCTGAGGGCCTCGCGCAGGGTGTTGCGGGAGACGCCGAGGGCGCTGGCGAGACGCTCCTCCGGGAGGCGCGTGCCGGACCGGAGGTGGCCCTCGACGACCTGCTCGCGCACCACGCGGGCGGCGCGGTCAGCGGAGGTGCTCATCACCGTGCGTTCCGACCGACGGGCGGCGAGGACCCCCTCGAGCACGGCGTCGAGTGCGCTGCGGCCGTCACTCGTGGGGCTCACGGGGTCGGTGGTACCCATGTGCCGGAGCGTAGCGGATGAATTTAGAAGTGGGGTATTGAAGAATTGTTGAACAATCCTTAGTGTCCCAGTATGACCCAGCACACACCAGCCGACACCCCCGCCGGGAAGCCCGCCGGGAAGCCCGCCGGAGACCAGCCCGCCGGACAGCAGCCCGCCCAGGCGTCCGGGTTCAGCCGTACGGCCGTGATGGGCGCCGTGTTCCTGATGGCGACGAGCGCCATCGGACCCGGCTTCATCACCCAGACGGCCAACTTCACGATCACCCTCGGCGCGGCCTTCGCCTGCGCCATCGCGATCTCCATCGTGGTCGACATCGCCGTGCAGATGAACGTCTGGCGCGTCATCGGCGTCTCCGGCCTCCGTGCCCACCAGCTCGGCAACGCCGTGCTGCCGGGCGTCGGCTTCCTGCTCGCCGGCCTCGTCTTCCTCGGTGGCGTGGTCTTCAACATCGGCAACATCGCCGGCGCCGGCCTCGGCGTGAACGCGATGCTGGGCCTCGACCCCCGCATCGGTGGCGCGGTGTCGGCCGCCATCGCGGTGGGGATCTTCCTGAGCCGCCGGGCCGGGGTCGCGCTCGACCGGATCGTGGTGCTGCTCGGTCTGCTCATGATCGTGGCCACCCTGGCGATCGCCGTCACGTCCTCGCCGCCGGTCGGGGAAGCGCTGGTCAGCGTGGTTGCTCCGGACACGTTCGACTTCGTCGCCACCACCACGATCATCGGCGGCACGGTCGGTGGCTACATCACCTACGCCGGCGCCCACCGCCTCCTCGACTCCGGACTGACCGGTCCCCAGCACGTCGGGGACATCACCCGCAGCTCGATCGTGTCCATCCTCGTGACCGGACTGATGCGCATCCTGCTCTTCCTCGCGATCCTGGGCGTCGTCGCCGGCGGGGCGGTGCTCTCGCAGGACGCGGTGGGTGGCCCCGCGGGCGCCGCCTTCAGCGCCGCGGCGGGCGAGGCCGGCCTGCGCGTCTTCGGCGTCATCCTCTGGTCGGCCGCGCTCACGTCGGTCATCGGCGCGGCGTACACGTCGGTCTCGTTCGTGACGACGTCGGCGACGGCAGAGCGCACCCGCAGCCTCATCACGGTCGCCTTCATCGCCTTCTGCGCGGTGGTCTACCTGATCATCGAGCAGGCACCCACCCAGCTGCTGATCTTCGCCGGCACCTTCAACGGGCTCATCCTCCCGATCGGCTTCGGTGTGCTGCTGTGGGTGGCCTGGCGCCGTCGCGACCTGCTCCACGGCTACCGCTACCCGGGGTGGTTGCTGGCCGTCGGCGCGATCGCCTGGCTGCTCACGCTCTACCTCGGCTACAACGCGCTGCTGCTGC
It contains:
- a CDS encoding GntR family transcriptional regulator, whose amino-acid sequence is MGTTDPVSPTSDGRSALDAVLEGVLAARRSERTVMSTSADRAARVVREQVVEGHLRSGTRLPEERLASALGVSRNTLREALSQLVAERILVREPNRGVVVATPEVEDVEDVYRVRRLVETAALARGTGHTPERIAAVAAAVTEGREAGARGDWDAVASANQHFHRAVVSLAASPRLDAQMDLLLAEMRLFFHAMGAPERFHQPYLEENAAIAALLTSGDRQGAADRLDAYLARAEDQLVAAFRDRG
- a CDS encoding NRAMP family divalent metal transporter, with protein sequence MTQHTPADTPAGKPAGKPAGDQPAGQQPAQASGFSRTAVMGAVFLMATSAIGPGFITQTANFTITLGAAFACAIAISIVVDIAVQMNVWRVIGVSGLRAHQLGNAVLPGVGFLLAGLVFLGGVVFNIGNIAGAGLGVNAMLGLDPRIGGAVSAAIAVGIFLSRRAGVALDRIVVLLGLLMIVATLAIAVTSSPPVGEALVSVVAPDTFDFVATTTIIGGTVGGYITYAGAHRLLDSGLTGPQHVGDITRSSIVSILVTGLMRILLFLAILGVVAGGAVLSQDAVGGPAGAAFSAAAGEAGLRVFGVILWSAALTSVIGAAYTSVSFVTTSATAERTRSLITVAFIAFCAVVYLIIEQAPTQLLIFAGTFNGLILPIGFGVLLWVAWRRRDLLHGYRYPGWLLAVGAIAWLLTLYLGYNALLLLGDL